One genomic segment of Acinetobacter sp. C26M includes these proteins:
- a CDS encoding helix-turn-helix domain-containing protein, which produces MKKIAIIVYDGCWAMSVMMLKDFFHVVNLLSIRQGQAESYQVDIFSLDGLAKLSASGPSIEVDDKVRRETTYDLVILPSFEGNLLIQIQEENDDLIDWLKSQIQQQTPILALTTAAYFLAATQQLQHVLLATHWAFLRELKRLFPLSSFTANRNYLQNEQIYTTGTLLGTFDALLGIVAQQKGDYFAQLCASHLLMHAPQELNPVLPDSRNHRDEAVLQVQDWLDINFPQENRIADLAKQFNFSERNLKRRFQLATQISPNQYLQQVRVDKAKKLLLTTEMNVQQIAYAVGYENVSFFIRVFKKITGCTPSQWLK; this is translated from the coding sequence ATGAAAAAAATCGCCATTATTGTCTATGATGGGTGCTGGGCCATGAGTGTGATGATGTTGAAAGATTTCTTTCATGTCGTTAATTTACTATCAATCCGACAAGGTCAAGCCGAAAGCTATCAAGTTGACATATTTAGTTTAGATGGTTTAGCCAAACTAAGTGCCAGTGGTCCAAGCATCGAAGTCGATGACAAAGTTAGAAGGGAGACAACTTATGATTTAGTCATTCTTCCCAGTTTTGAAGGGAATCTGCTTATTCAGATCCAAGAAGAAAATGATGACTTGATCGACTGGCTTAAAAGTCAAATACAGCAACAAACACCAATTCTAGCGCTCACAACAGCTGCTTACTTTTTGGCGGCCACTCAACAATTGCAGCATGTCCTGCTTGCGACCCATTGGGCATTTCTACGAGAACTAAAACGATTGTTTCCTCTAAGCTCTTTTACTGCCAATCGAAATTATTTGCAAAATGAGCAGATTTATACGACAGGTACATTGCTTGGAACGTTTGATGCTTTGCTTGGCATTGTGGCGCAACAGAAAGGGGATTATTTTGCACAACTCTGTGCCAGTCATTTATTAATGCACGCTCCACAAGAACTGAATCCTGTACTGCCAGATTCTCGAAATCATCGTGATGAAGCCGTGTTGCAGGTGCAAGATTGGCTTGATATCAACTTTCCTCAGGAAAATCGTATTGCTGATTTGGCTAAGCAATTTAATTTTAGTGAACGGAATTTAAAACGGCGTTTTCAATTAGCGACACAGATTTCACCCAATCAATATTTACAGCAGGTGAGAGTAGATAAGGCCAAGAAACTATTATTAACCACGGAGATGAATGTACAGCAGATCGCCTATGCGGTGGGCTATGAAAATGTCAGTTTCTTTATTCGTGTATTTAAGAAAATAACAGGTTGTACCCCAAGCCAATGGCTTAAATAA
- a CDS encoding alpha/beta hydrolase, translated as MSLLHITEQILAIKHAHVFLKIWQPQYTDNKIPILLLHDSLGSVQLWRDFPERLAVATHRTVIAYDRLGFGKSDPIPSKLSHHFIQQEAHVVTELLNQLEISQVIAIGHSVGGGMAVSFAAQKPSRCTAVITLAAQAYVEQETLDGIASAKQMFQQPEQMHRLEKYHAEKAQWVLDAWTETWLSAEFRDWSLQSDLQAVSAKMLIIHGEHDEYGSVEQPKRLAEYTHAETNILPQCGHFPHREHPELVIETIQKFIAQL; from the coding sequence ATGTCACTTTTACATATCACAGAACAAATACTTGCGATAAAGCATGCACATGTCTTTCTAAAAATATGGCAGCCACAATACACGGATAATAAAATTCCAATCCTGTTACTGCATGATTCGCTTGGCAGTGTGCAACTCTGGCGGGATTTCCCAGAACGACTCGCGGTCGCAACCCATCGAACCGTGATTGCCTATGATCGTTTGGGCTTTGGCAAATCTGATCCAATTCCCTCTAAGCTATCTCATCATTTTATTCAACAAGAAGCCCATGTGGTTACTGAACTTTTAAATCAACTTGAAATATCACAAGTGATTGCGATTGGTCATAGCGTCGGTGGTGGTATGGCGGTCAGTTTTGCAGCACAAAAACCTTCACGATGTACAGCAGTCATCACACTTGCAGCACAAGCCTATGTTGAACAGGAAACATTGGATGGTATTGCTTCAGCCAAACAAATGTTTCAACAACCTGAACAGATGCACCGCCTAGAAAAATATCATGCTGAAAAAGCGCAATGGGTTTTAGATGCTTGGACAGAGACATGGCTTTCAGCTGAGTTTCGAGATTGGTCGTTACAATCAGATTTACAGGCAGTCTCCGCTAAAATGCTGATCATACATGGCGAGCATGATGAATATGGTAGTGTAGAACAACCCAAACGATTGGCTGAATATACCCACGCTGAAACGAATATCCTCCCCCAGTGTGGACACTTCCCTCACCGAGAACATCCCGAATTAGTCATCGAAACGATTCAGAAATTTATTGCTCAACTTTAA
- a CDS encoding Mpo1-like protein has protein sequence MTNLERLLSQYAAYHLDRNNVVTHFVGIPLIVFSILCLTARAGIEISGFSITLAMLLIVLSTIYYISLDKLFGILMLILFVLAYPLAVKIAALAMWSWLGASIGIFVVGWVFQFVGHYFEKKKPAFVDDLIGLAIGPLFVLAEFVFLLGFRKPLHQRILKEAQIKRAEMDMKPQTVS, from the coding sequence ATGACAAATTTGGAACGTCTACTTAGTCAATATGCGGCTTATCACTTAGATCGAAATAATGTTGTGACCCATTTTGTGGGTATTCCTTTAATTGTATTTTCTATTCTGTGCTTAACAGCGCGTGCTGGTATAGAAATTTCTGGCTTTTCAATTACTTTAGCCATGCTGCTTATTGTCCTAAGTACGATTTATTATATTTCATTGGATAAGTTATTTGGTATTTTGATGCTGATTTTATTTGTCTTGGCTTATCCATTGGCTGTGAAAATTGCGGCTTTAGCAATGTGGAGTTGGCTAGGTGCGAGCATTGGTATCTTTGTGGTGGGTTGGGTATTCCAATTCGTGGGCCATTATTTTGAAAAGAAAAAACCAGCCTTTGTTGATGATCTGATTGGTTTAGCTATCGGACCTTTATTTGTTTTGGCTGAATTTGTTTTCTTACTGGGTTTCCGCAAGCCCTTACATCAGCGCATTTTAAAGGAAGCACAAATCAAACGTGCTGAAATGGATATGAAGCCGCAGACGGTGTCTTAA
- a CDS encoding Crp/Fnr family transcriptional regulator, with protein MLDSIYIQHLQQNSWFSHLAEPFQNFIIEHGKKHIIEKNAAVFSAQDQFDGVYGVLEGSISLGYIDVNGNEAIAAIAEPIMWFGEISLIDQQPRSHDAIALKKSVVLQIPAQPLNDFLLQNPYYWYYFALLTSQKLRYVFLEQIAIQTQSITQRLAQRLLFILEGYGNRSFIQDFSIQISQDQLANMLTVSRQTVNQELNLFEKQSVIQLGFKKIEVIDLDRLRKLATVGHLKT; from the coding sequence GTGCTAGATTCGATTTACATCCAACATTTACAGCAAAACTCATGGTTTAGCCACTTAGCGGAGCCTTTTCAAAATTTTATTATTGAACATGGCAAGAAGCATATCATCGAGAAAAATGCAGCTGTTTTTAGTGCGCAAGATCAATTTGATGGGGTGTATGGCGTATTGGAAGGCTCAATTAGCTTGGGTTATATCGATGTCAATGGCAATGAAGCGATTGCTGCAATTGCGGAACCGATCATGTGGTTTGGCGAAATTTCCCTCATCGATCAGCAACCCCGCTCGCATGATGCCATTGCATTGAAGAAAAGCGTGGTGCTGCAAATACCAGCACAACCACTCAATGATTTCTTGCTGCAAAATCCGTATTACTGGTACTACTTTGCCCTGCTGACCAGTCAAAAACTACGCTATGTATTTTTAGAGCAAATTGCGATTCAAACCCAAAGCATTACCCAGCGCCTGGCGCAACGCTTGCTGTTCATTTTAGAGGGTTATGGCAATCGTTCGTTTATTCAGGATTTTAGTATTCAAATTTCACAAGACCAGTTAGCCAATATGTTGACGGTATCTCGGCAGACTGTAAATCAAGAGCTGAACCTGTTCGAAAAGCAAAGCGTCATTCAACTTGGTTTTAAGAAAATCGAAGTCATTGATTTAGATCGGCTTAGAAAATTGGCAACAGTCGGTCACCTAAAAACGTAA
- a CDS encoding tautomerase family protein, translated as MSQIKIYALQTTIEQFRSQLSDAVHQALIESLNYPIEKKFQRFIALTEEDFIYPNDRSQHYLIIEISMFEGRSTEAKKRLIQSIFTYIQQQCGISTQDIEITIFETPKCNWGIRGQHADELQLNYQVDV; from the coding sequence ATGTCACAAATCAAGATTTATGCCCTACAAACCACCATCGAGCAATTTAGGAGTCAACTTTCTGATGCCGTACATCAAGCGCTAATTGAAAGTTTAAACTATCCTATCGAAAAGAAATTTCAGCGTTTTATTGCGCTAACGGAAGAAGACTTTATCTATCCCAATGATCGTAGCCAGCATTATCTAATTATAGAAATTTCGATGTTTGAAGGCAGAAGCACTGAAGCAAAAAAACGTTTGATTCAAAGTATTTTCACTTATATTCAGCAACAATGTGGGATTTCAACACAAGATATTGAAATTACAATTTTTGAAACACCAAAATGCAATTGGGGAATCCGTGGTCAACATGCAGATGAATTACAACTGAATTATCAGGTGGATGTTTAA
- the purT gene encoding formate-dependent phosphoribosylglycinamide formyltransferase, with translation MIRMSVTLGTPLQSSAFKVLLLGSGELGKEVVISLQRLGVEVHAADRYDHAPAMQVAHYAYTLNMADPAELKQLIEKIKPNLIVPEIEAIATEVLVEIEQSQTATVIPSAKAVNLTMNREGIRRLAAEELGLPTSAYRFANTLESFRAACDDIGYPNFVKPVMSSSGKGQSRVKSFDEVDAAWDYAMQGGRVNQGTVIIESQIDFDFEITLLTVRAKNPETGEIETHFCDPIGHRQDAGDYVESWQPQAMTPAALEEAKRIANKVIVALGGCGIFGVELFIKGDKVWFSEVSPRPHDTGLVTLASQFQSEFELHARAILGLPVNTARHSVAASAVIYAGVDAKNLSFTGLNLALANPNTDLRLFGKPEGFKRRRMGVATARAETTDLARELAQHAADQVSVQTNA, from the coding sequence ATTATTCGCATGAGCGTCACTCTTGGAACTCCACTTCAATCTTCTGCATTTAAGGTTTTACTGTTAGGTTCTGGAGAGCTAGGTAAAGAAGTTGTGATTTCTTTACAACGCTTAGGTGTCGAAGTTCATGCTGCAGATCGTTATGATCACGCGCCAGCCATGCAAGTCGCACATTATGCTTATACCCTGAATATGGCTGATCCAGCCGAATTAAAACAACTGATTGAAAAGATCAAACCCAATTTAATTGTTCCTGAAATTGAAGCCATTGCCACAGAAGTTTTGGTTGAAATTGAACAAAGCCAAACTGCAACCGTGATTCCATCTGCAAAAGCAGTTAACCTCACCATGAATCGTGAAGGAATTCGTCGTCTAGCTGCTGAAGAACTCGGTCTGCCAACTTCTGCTTATCGCTTTGCCAATACCTTAGAAAGCTTCCGTGCTGCATGTGATGACATTGGTTATCCAAACTTTGTAAAACCTGTCATGTCTTCTTCAGGTAAAGGTCAGTCTCGTGTGAAGAGTTTTGATGAAGTGGATGCCGCTTGGGATTATGCAATGCAAGGCGGCCGCGTCAATCAAGGCACCGTGATTATTGAATCGCAAATCGACTTTGATTTTGAAATCACCCTGCTTACTGTTCGTGCTAAAAATCCAGAAACAGGCGAAATCGAAACACATTTCTGTGATCCAATCGGACACCGTCAAGATGCTGGTGACTATGTTGAAAGCTGGCAGCCTCAAGCCATGACACCTGCTGCGCTGGAAGAAGCAAAACGCATTGCCAATAAAGTCATTGTTGCTTTAGGCGGTTGTGGTATCTTCGGTGTAGAGCTGTTTATTAAAGGCGATAAAGTTTGGTTTAGTGAAGTTTCACCCCGCCCACATGATACAGGTCTGGTTACGTTAGCTTCACAATTCCAGAGTGAATTTGAATTACATGCCCGTGCCATTCTCGGTCTACCTGTCAATACAGCACGCCATAGTGTGGCTGCAAGTGCAGTGATTTATGCAGGTGTTGATGCTAAAAACTTGAGTTTCACTGGCTTGAATCTTGCTTTAGCAAATCCAAACACCGACTTACGTCTATTTGGCAAACCTGAGGGCTTTAAACGTCGCCGTATGGGCGTTGCAACTGCCCGTGCTGAAACAACGGATCTTGCACGTGAATTGGCACAGCACGCCGCAGACCAAGTGAGTGTACAAACCAACGCTTAA
- the glnD gene encoding [protein-PII] uridylyltransferase, with protein MIKTSPLLNYVTSIHDIQAINQWRTDVEKQLQESYENGQPIREVIGARSDSIDEALIFLWNHAGLDQTELGLFAVGGYGRHEMLPYSDTDIMILSEDEISEEQEKLISTFISSLWDVGNFKPGISVRTIQNCVEQAINDLTVATTLIEARLITGNQQLAKWPRRIVAQTWTDQTFYDAKMAEQAKRYAQHNNTESNLEPDIKNAPGGIRDINQIGWIAKRHFRVNRIYDLVHLGFITEFELGVLEEAESFLWEIRTHLHRLAKRDENRLLFEYQRDIAAKFGYVREEGQPVNFAVEQFMKRYYRTAQQVSTLNEMLLAYFNESVITPRLPDYERHIIDINERFKIVDGKLAVQHHKVFSEEPIAILELFYLLANRPEITGIRARTLRLLVLAAKRIDQRFRDNPEHQALFMSIIRSPHLYDTMVAMKRYGVLGNYIPAFGQITGLMQYDLFHIYTVDAHTLLLLRNLSRFKEPEFAKEFPVVSSVFQRIARHDIVYMAAIFHDIAKGRGGDHSELGALDAIEFCRTHGFTERECKLVAWLINNHLLMSLTAQKKDISDPDEVKDFAEKVGDMEHLDYLYTLTVADINATNPKLWNTWRASLMRQLYTYARDVIRSGLGRPVDYQMLIEDTKFAASELLVNDFSLAEVEKVWQELGDEYFVKESANEIAWHTQAILQHGDNPEPLVLLRAHRNAADDAVQIFIYTRDQPNLFATTVAVLDRMNLDVQDARIITASTSFSLDTYLVLDRFGTLLTDPDRERKVKAALVDALSHSDQYPGIMQRRIPRHLRHFDVQNTVDIVLNPTLQQHMVEISTLDHPGLLARIGGLFMLQGLDIHSARIATLGERAEDIFFVTKKNGVLLTDEEVKTFAESLKAALDEASNQICNPS; from the coding sequence ATGATCAAGACCTCTCCTTTGTTGAACTACGTCACCAGTATTCATGATATTCAAGCCATTAACCAATGGCGTACGGATGTAGAAAAGCAATTACAGGAGAGCTATGAAAATGGTCAACCCATTCGTGAAGTGATTGGAGCGCGCTCAGACTCTATTGATGAAGCCCTGATCTTTCTTTGGAATCATGCAGGCTTAGATCAAACAGAATTGGGCTTATTTGCAGTAGGTGGTTATGGTCGCCATGAAATGCTGCCCTATTCAGATACTGATATCATGATTTTGTCTGAGGATGAAATTAGTGAAGAACAAGAAAAACTAATCTCGACCTTTATTTCATCTTTATGGGATGTCGGTAATTTCAAACCGGGTATCAGCGTTCGCACCATTCAAAACTGTGTTGAACAAGCCATTAATGATTTAACTGTTGCGACCACGTTGATTGAAGCTCGCCTCATTACAGGCAATCAGCAACTGGCAAAATGGCCACGCCGTATCGTTGCGCAAACATGGACAGATCAAACCTTCTATGATGCCAAAATGGCTGAACAAGCTAAACGCTATGCACAACACAACAATACCGAGAGTAATTTAGAACCTGATATTAAAAATGCCCCAGGTGGTATTCGCGATATCAACCAGATTGGCTGGATTGCCAAACGTCACTTCCGTGTCAATCGTATTTATGATTTGGTGCATTTGGGTTTTATCACTGAATTTGAACTGGGTGTACTCGAAGAGGCTGAAAGCTTTTTATGGGAAATCCGAACCCATTTACACCGTTTAGCCAAACGTGATGAAAACCGCTTATTGTTTGAATATCAACGTGATATCGCAGCAAAATTTGGCTATGTGCGTGAAGAAGGTCAGCCTGTTAATTTTGCTGTTGAACAGTTTATGAAGCGCTACTATCGTACCGCACAGCAAGTTTCAACCCTGAATGAAATGCTACTCGCCTATTTCAATGAATCGGTGATTACCCCACGTCTACCTGATTACGAACGCCACATTATTGATATTAATGAACGTTTTAAAATTGTCGATGGGAAATTGGCTGTTCAACATCACAAAGTATTTTCAGAAGAACCGATTGCCATCTTAGAATTGTTCTATCTATTGGCAAATCGCCCTGAAATTACCGGTATTCGTGCCCGTACCTTACGCCTACTGGTGCTTGCTGCAAAACGGATTGATCAGCGTTTCCGTGATAATCCAGAACATCAAGCCTTGTTTATGTCGATCATTCGCTCACCGCATTTATATGACACCATGGTGGCGATGAAGCGTTACGGTGTATTGGGCAATTACATTCCCGCTTTTGGACAGATTACAGGCTTGATGCAGTACGATCTGTTCCATATTTATACGGTCGATGCACATACCCTGTTATTACTTCGCAATTTAAGTCGCTTTAAAGAACCTGAATTTGCCAAAGAATTCCCTGTGGTCAGCTCTGTGTTCCAGCGTATTGCCCGCCATGACATCGTGTATATGGCTGCAATTTTCCATGATATTGCCAAAGGTCGTGGCGGTGATCATAGTGAGCTTGGGGCACTGGATGCGATTGAATTTTGCCGCACCCATGGCTTTACCGAGCGTGAGTGCAAACTGGTTGCGTGGCTGATTAACAATCACCTATTAATGTCCCTCACTGCACAGAAAAAAGATATTTCTGACCCCGATGAAGTCAAAGACTTTGCTGAAAAAGTCGGTGATATGGAGCATCTCGATTATCTCTACACCCTGACGGTTGCTGATATTAACGCAACCAATCCGAAGCTGTGGAATACTTGGCGTGCATCTTTGATGCGTCAGCTCTACACCTATGCACGTGATGTAATACGCTCTGGCTTAGGTCGTCCAGTTGACTATCAAATGCTGATTGAGGACACCAAGTTTGCTGCCAGTGAACTCTTGGTTAATGACTTCTCTTTGGCTGAAGTTGAGAAAGTCTGGCAAGAGTTGGGTGATGAATACTTTGTGAAAGAGTCAGCCAATGAAATTGCTTGGCATACCCAAGCAATTTTACAACACGGCGATAATCCAGAACCATTGGTTTTATTACGGGCACATCGTAATGCTGCTGATGATGCAGTTCAGATCTTTATCTATACGCGTGATCAACCGAACCTATTTGCAACAACGGTTGCCGTATTAGATCGTATGAATCTTGATGTTCAAGATGCACGAATTATTACAGCATCAACCTCGTTCAGTTTGGATACCTACTTGGTACTGGATCGCTTCGGTACATTACTAACCGATCCAGACCGCGAGCGTAAAGTGAAAGCTGCTTTAGTTGATGCATTGAGCCATTCGGATCAATATCCGGGGATCATGCAACGCCGTATTCCACGTCATTTACGTCATTTTGATGTGCAAAATACTGTCGATATTGTCTTAAACCCTACACTGCAGCAGCACATGGTTGAAATCTCAACCCTCGACCATCCAGGCCTGTTGGCGCGTATTGGTGGTTTGTTCATGTTGCAAGGTTTGGATATCCATTCTGCAAGAATTGCCACACTGGGCGAACGTGCGGAAGATATTTTCTTTGTCACTAAGAAAAATGGTGTCTTGCTCACCGATGAAGAAGTGAAAACTTTTGCGGAAAGCTTAAAAGCCGCATTAGATGAAGCATCGAATCAAATTTGTAATCCATCTTAA
- the dapC gene encoding succinyldiaminopimelate transaminase encodes MNSSLSLLHPYPFEKLNQLFKDVQPANLPLIPLSIGEPKHPAPEFVKQAIIDNFAHLSTYPNSKGLPELRQSIAQWLTNRFKLNHISAEDHILPVSGTREGIFSFVQALIKREDAPYVVMPNPFYQIYEGAALLAGAKPYFINCTEENGYLGDFDAVPAEVWEKTALLFVCTPGNPTGTVLSKEQFKKLIALSDQYGFVIASDECYSELWFDQAPIGLLEVCAEMGRDDYKNCIVFHSLSKRSNLPGMRSGFVAGDAALLKPYLQYRTYHGAAMPVQNQLASIAAWNDEAHVEENRQQYRAKFDLFQSELGHLLPLQKPDAGFYYWLKVDNDETFAKMLMEKAHIKVLPGRYLSRDTEQGNPGEGHVRMALVADLAQCEEVVKRLKAVL; translated from the coding sequence ATGAACTCTAGCTTGTCGTTATTGCATCCCTATCCTTTTGAAAAGTTAAATCAACTTTTTAAAGATGTGCAACCTGCCAATTTACCGTTGATTCCTTTATCAATTGGTGAGCCTAAACATCCTGCACCAGAGTTCGTTAAACAAGCGATTATTGATAATTTTGCCCATCTATCGACCTACCCGAACAGTAAAGGTCTGCCTGAGTTGCGCCAAAGTATTGCACAATGGCTGACCAATCGCTTCAAGTTGAATCATATTAGTGCAGAAGATCATATCCTGCCTGTTTCTGGTACACGTGAGGGTATTTTCTCTTTTGTACAAGCTTTGATTAAGCGTGAAGATGCACCGTATGTGGTGATGCCAAATCCGTTTTATCAGATTTATGAAGGTGCAGCCCTACTTGCAGGTGCAAAACCTTATTTTATTAACTGTACTGAAGAAAATGGCTACTTAGGTGACTTCGATGCCGTCCCTGCGGAAGTATGGGAAAAAACCGCCTTACTGTTTGTGTGCACACCAGGTAATCCAACAGGAACGGTTCTATCAAAAGAACAGTTTAAAAAGTTAATTGCCCTGTCTGATCAATATGGTTTCGTGATTGCATCGGATGAATGTTATTCAGAACTTTGGTTTGATCAAGCGCCAATCGGTCTGTTAGAAGTTTGTGCCGAAATGGGTCGTGATGATTATAAAAATTGCATCGTGTTCCATTCACTTTCTAAACGTTCAAACTTACCGGGTATGCGTTCTGGTTTTGTTGCAGGTGATGCGGCTTTATTGAAACCTTATTTGCAATACCGTACTTATCACGGCGCTGCAATGCCTGTACAAAATCAATTGGCATCTATTGCCGCGTGGAATGATGAAGCACATGTTGAAGAAAACCGTCAGCAGTATCGTGCTAAGTTTGATTTATTCCAGTCTGAACTCGGTCATTTATTGCCTTTACAAAAACCAGATGCGGGCTTTTATTACTGGTTAAAAGTGGATAATGATGAAACTTTTGCCAAGATGTTAATGGAAAAAGCGCATATCAAGGTTTTACCTGGCCGTTATCTGTCTCGTGACACAGAACAAGGCAATCCTGGTGAAGGTCATGTCAGAATGGCACTGGTTGCAGATTTAGCGCAGTGTGAAGAAGTGGTCAAACGACTGAAAGCTGTTTTATAA
- a CDS encoding TonB-dependent receptor, with translation MGRQLKPLVLMMACASMGTTAVFADEVQQGQTADATVTLNTIRITASADASADGLMEAFAGGQVASGGRVGIFGNQKNLDTPFNLTSYTNDYIQSKQAKSVGDVLQADPSVRVARGFGNFQESYYIRGFILGSDDTAYNGLYSILPRQYIPTELFERVELLKGASAFLNGATPSSGGIGGAINLLPKRAGNEPLNRVTVGTDFNGGQIANDISRRFGENQEFGVRVNTAYRGGNTSIDDEKASLGLASIGLDYRGDRLRLSGDMGYSNNRLNATRPNITLSGVSHVPKPIDSSSNYAQKWTYSNEEDVFGSYRAEYDLSDAVTAYAAYGFRHGEENNSLANFTLTNAAAGDGTSYRFDNARVDMVNTGEIGVRAKLNTGAIEHNLVLSGSAFQLNSRNAYVMDYSNTFAGNIYRPTQYDKPTISSSALTGGQLDQPTLTARTRLRSIAVGDNLKAFDERLSVMLGLRYQQLKQENYNYDTQAIKSAYDDHKVTPALGLSYKLMPELAVYANYVEALSQGSSATSSSGTIITNTGEALSPYISKQKEVGLKYEGEKLGAALSYFNTNRQRGMLVKNADETYTFTNQGENRHQGVELQTYGQLTDTFKVLGGVTWLDAKQKDTENGLYNNNDVIGVPQFQANLGADWQLPIEQDISVNGRVIYTGSSYANNANTLKVNDWTRFDLGASYKTQLNQVPTVFNLTINNVFDKNYWGSVGGYDDAGYLNAGQPRTFMMSASFDF, from the coding sequence ATGGGTAGACAACTTAAACCATTAGTGCTGATGATGGCATGTGCTTCAATGGGAACAACAGCTGTTTTTGCTGATGAAGTGCAACAGGGGCAAACAGCGGATGCAACCGTGACATTAAATACCATTCGTATTACTGCAAGTGCGGATGCTTCGGCTGATGGTCTAATGGAAGCTTTTGCTGGTGGACAAGTTGCCAGCGGTGGTCGAGTTGGGATTTTTGGTAATCAAAAAAATCTGGATACACCTTTTAATCTGACCAGCTATACCAATGACTATATACAATCTAAACAAGCTAAAAGTGTAGGGGATGTTCTACAAGCTGACCCAAGTGTGAGAGTCGCGAGAGGGTTTGGTAATTTCCAAGAATCTTACTATATTCGTGGTTTTATTTTAGGTTCGGATGATACAGCCTATAATGGTTTGTACTCGATTCTGCCTCGTCAATATATCCCTACAGAATTATTTGAACGTGTTGAGTTGCTTAAAGGGGCATCTGCATTTTTAAATGGTGCAACACCAAGTAGTGGTGGTATTGGTGGTGCAATTAATCTATTACCAAAGCGTGCTGGTAATGAACCATTAAACAGAGTCACTGTGGGAACAGATTTTAATGGGGGACAGATTGCAAATGATATCTCTCGTCGTTTTGGTGAAAACCAAGAGTTCGGGGTACGTGTAAATACGGCTTATCGTGGTGGTAATACCAGTATAGATGATGAAAAAGCATCGTTAGGATTAGCCTCGATCGGATTGGATTATCGCGGTGATCGTTTACGGTTGTCTGGTGATATGGGATATAGCAATAACCGTTTAAATGCAACACGACCAAATATTACTTTAAGTGGTGTAAGTCATGTACCTAAGCCAATCGACTCTTCAAGTAATTACGCGCAAAAGTGGACCTATTCCAACGAAGAAGATGTGTTTGGTAGTTACCGTGCAGAATATGATTTAAGTGATGCTGTGACGGCTTATGCAGCCTATGGTTTTCGTCATGGTGAAGAAAATAATAGTTTAGCTAATTTCACACTGACCAATGCAGCAGCAGGTGATGGCACTTCCTATCGTTTTGATAATGCACGTGTAGATATGGTCAACACTGGAGAAATCGGTGTACGTGCGAAGTTGAATACAGGTGCGATTGAACATAATCTTGTACTATCAGGTTCAGCTTTCCAACTGAATAGCCGAAATGCCTATGTTATGGATTATTCAAATACATTTGCTGGAAATATCTATAGACCAACGCAGTATGATAAACCTACCATTTCTTCTTCAGCACTAACTGGTGGTCAGTTAGATCAACCTACTCTAACGGCACGTACTCGTTTAAGAAGTATTGCTGTTGGTGATAATTTAAAAGCATTTGATGAGCGCTTATCAGTTATGCTCGGATTGCGTTATCAACAGCTAAAACAAGAAAATTACAATTATGATACTCAAGCCATTAAATCTGCTTATGATGATCATAAGGTTACACCAGCGTTAGGTTTAAGTTATAAGCTGATGCCTGAATTAGCTGTATATGCTAATTATGTTGAAGCGCTTTCACAGGGTTCATCAGCAACGTCTAGTTCTGGAACGATCATTACGAACACTGGTGAAGCTTTGTCACCTTATATCTCTAAGCAAAAAGAAGTTGGATTAAAGTATGAAGGTGAAAAGCTAGGGGCGGCATTAAGTTATTTCAATACCAACCGCCAACGAGGTATGCTTGTTAAAAATGCTGATGAAACCTATACCTTTACTAATCAAGGTGAAAATCGACATCAAGGTGTTGAACTGCAAACCTATGGCCAGTTGACTGATACATTTAAAGTATTGGGAGGTGTGACATGGTTAGATGCAAAACAGAAAGATACAGAAAATGGGTTATATAACAATAATGACGTGATTGGAGTTCCTCAATTCCAAGCCAATCTTGGCGCAGACTGGCAGTTACCGATCGAGCAAGATATTTCTGTAAATGGTCGCGTAATTTACACAGGTTCTAGCTATGCCAATAATGCAAATACGTTAAAAGTAAATGATTGGACTCGCTTTGATCTGGGTGCGAGTTATAAAACTCAACTTAATCAAGTTCCAACGGTATTCAACCTAACAATCAATAATGTATTTGATAAAAATTATTGGGGGTCAGTTGGTGGCTATGATGATGCAGGTTATTTAAATGCTGGTCAGCCACGTACCTTTATGATGAGTGCAAGCTTTGATTTCTAA